In Dyadobacter subterraneus, a single genomic region encodes these proteins:
- a CDS encoding translocation/assembly module TamB domain-containing protein, whose amino-acid sequence MKKALKVLAIIILTVLILIGVLIWGIQTPAGQNFLTTQANDYLRKKLKTKLNVEKIRFDIPDWIVLEGVYFADQKGDTLVSGKMLRVDMDMYSLIKGNVGINKIELDGAVANIHRTLPDTVFNFQFIVDAFASSDPAAPVDTTSKPMEMRLDKILLKKVRLSYKDAVIGTDADANIDSAYVSFDKFNPTLSQYHPTKIALYNSGAKLRMYKALVIDTLVTPSNPADSLDLKLGDIDISKFNWVFTDETSGLNNGITVGALKGKINSIYMGSQRVNVESVLIENMTAYAEFAKKATSKTSPPDTKSDTTTTPGWFAVVKDIKVVNTDLRYDDFNSKPIVKGLDYAHLDVKKLNVDLKDFLFSTDNITGKLTKSSFEDKSGFKVLSLRTDFGYGAKQTYLRKLYFQTPKTLLRDELTLRYNNIDDLTKNLDNVKIRLNLIDTHLAFSDILLLAPDLAKTPPFDKEPNGVVKGGGLVTGSVDDMLISKARFSMLDGTVLSLDGRIRGLPDANKLSADMTINELSSTKADLMKMLPDSAVPSSIELPETIKITGKVNGSMANLTLTTNINTSFGNGTFTGNLQNITDSIKAKYDGMLSFTDFDMGKMLKQPPEQLGKLTLSTQLAGIGYTPSRMKARLNGTIQSADIQGYVYNNLTLKGDVDHGLANVAANMKDQNIGIALSGQADLSKEFPSVKGEAQIDHMDLTALHLYNDSLQVKGNIKIDMPSTNPENPLGTIAVNNLLLTHHRRPVSISDMTVQLADTAGNKRATIKSPFLNAKLEGKFVYTEIADAILTETSKHFAVPGLTYKPVTKPTDFTLDAAVTDHPLFKIFAPQLTELKPVVFHAKLNNQQDSTIIANLSIPLVEYDSIHTEKVLVNMSSVNEKAVMNAYVGSVQTGGFRMQNASLKTDIAKNDVKFNFMVKDSVNTDRHGINGDLALVDNRYQLRLREGLLIDYKKWATDSEGYVQYAPDSVLVKNFVIRNDYQSLTINSSTDAPNSPLDITADSISIGQFVALATRDSTMASGTLSGKIKLSNYMVSPVYTGQLSINNLALMKIPVGNLAIRSTNETEDRIRVGMSLTSDKNDMRLYGAYRLKEEKPLDFTLDLKKFGAETVEAFSFGQLKRATGNLSGNAKITGSTDSPQINGAINFDDVAFNVTQLGARYSLTNQKINFAGQNINFNNFTVADSLKQELKVNGNVNIATLPNVAYDLKIDTKNFTVLSSTQKENDLFYGKAVVDANLTVKGKGSNSIVDGNVKLDPESNVTVVMSNNATETGDASKGVIEFVDMSQLAQLSKTDSIEAAKQIIVDFASQISLDIDVDDKSQFTVVIDELNGDNIKLKGNAKLNTGIAPNGQLYLIGAYDLTQGSYDLTLQILKRNFEIRKGSSLIWTGDPMKADLNITAVYPVMVDPGSIDNNYKGDRKIPIEVQIIITGNLSSPNITFNVEPGAEVSENVKTDITNQTFWADMQNNPSEMNKQAFALLITNKFITDQTSSGFNIGSSAEQIARQSVSQLLSDQLNNLAGDLVKGVNLDLNLNSSTDQVAGARTDLNVGLSKAFLGNRLKISVGKNFELESKSQTPSSSEVFDNIALDYSLSKDGRYLFRGYRKNQYQSILEGFIIETGVSFIVTADYDLFREIFQKQKNEN is encoded by the coding sequence ATGAAGAAAGCACTAAAAGTATTGGCGATTATAATACTGACAGTTTTAATTCTGATTGGTGTACTGATATGGGGTATTCAAACTCCTGCTGGTCAAAACTTTCTGACAACTCAGGCAAATGATTATTTGCGTAAAAAACTAAAAACCAAACTTAACGTAGAAAAAATACGATTCGATATTCCTGACTGGATTGTACTGGAAGGCGTTTATTTTGCTGACCAAAAAGGTGATACTTTGGTTTCCGGAAAAATGCTTCGTGTGGATATGGACATGTATTCGCTGATCAAAGGAAATGTTGGTATTAACAAAATTGAGCTTGACGGTGCAGTTGCCAACATTCACCGGACTTTACCAGATACCGTCTTCAATTTCCAGTTTATCGTTGATGCGTTTGCAAGCTCAGACCCTGCTGCTCCTGTGGATACAACGTCTAAACCTATGGAAATGCGTTTGGATAAAATACTTCTCAAAAAAGTAAGGCTTTCCTATAAAGATGCTGTTATCGGGACAGATGCTGATGCCAATATCGATTCAGCCTATGTTTCTTTTGACAAATTTAACCCTACACTTTCTCAATATCATCCGACTAAAATCGCACTTTATAATAGTGGGGCAAAGCTTCGTATGTATAAAGCGCTTGTGATTGATACACTTGTTACGCCTTCAAATCCTGCGGATTCTCTTGATCTGAAACTTGGGGATATTGACATATCAAAATTTAACTGGGTTTTCACTGATGAAACTTCCGGCTTAAACAATGGTATTACCGTTGGCGCTTTAAAAGGAAAGATCAACAGCATTTACATGGGCAGTCAGCGCGTAAATGTTGAAAGTGTACTTATTGAAAACATGACGGCTTATGCGGAGTTTGCCAAAAAAGCAACTTCCAAAACCAGTCCGCCAGATACCAAATCCGATACCACGACCACACCAGGCTGGTTTGCGGTTGTGAAAGATATTAAGGTAGTTAATACAGATTTGCGATATGATGATTTCAATTCAAAACCAATCGTGAAAGGCCTGGACTATGCACATTTGGATGTTAAAAAACTGAATGTTGATTTAAAGGATTTTCTTTTTTCAACTGATAACATTACCGGGAAATTAACGAAGAGTTCTTTTGAAGATAAAAGTGGTTTTAAAGTATTGTCACTGCGAACGGACTTTGGCTATGGTGCCAAACAAACTTACCTCCGTAAACTTTATTTCCAAACACCTAAAACACTTCTCCGGGATGAACTGACTTTACGTTATAACAATATTGATGACCTGACAAAAAATTTAGACAACGTCAAAATTCGTCTGAATCTGATTGATACGCATCTTGCATTTTCTGACATTTTATTATTAGCACCTGACCTTGCGAAAACTCCTCCTTTTGATAAAGAACCAAACGGTGTTGTTAAAGGTGGCGGTCTTGTTACAGGATCGGTAGACGATATGCTGATTTCCAAAGCACGTTTCAGTATGCTTGACGGAACCGTTTTAAGTCTGGATGGACGAATTCGCGGTTTGCCTGATGCCAATAAATTATCGGCAGATATGACGATTAATGAATTGTCATCCACAAAAGCTGATTTAATGAAAATGCTTCCGGACAGCGCAGTTCCTTCAAGTATCGAGCTTCCGGAAACAATTAAAATTACCGGAAAAGTGAACGGTTCAATGGCGAACCTTACACTTACTACCAATATCAATACTTCTTTTGGCAACGGTACATTTACCGGAAATCTTCAAAATATTACTGACAGCATTAAAGCAAAATATGATGGAATGCTAAGTTTTACCGATTTCGATATGGGTAAAATGCTGAAACAACCACCTGAACAATTAGGAAAATTAACGCTTTCGACGCAACTGGCAGGAATTGGCTATACGCCTTCAAGAATGAAAGCGCGTTTGAACGGAACGATTCAAAGTGCTGATATACAAGGTTACGTTTATAATAATCTGACGCTTAAAGGTGATGTCGATCATGGTTTAGCCAACGTGGCAGCTAACATGAAAGACCAGAATATTGGAATCGCCTTATCCGGACAAGCGGATCTGTCCAAAGAATTTCCAAGTGTTAAAGGTGAAGCGCAAATTGATCATATGGATTTGACTGCTTTACATCTTTACAATGATTCGTTGCAGGTTAAAGGAAATATCAAAATTGATATGCCATCTACCAATCCGGAAAATCCGCTTGGAACGATTGCTGTTAATAATCTTCTGTTAACGCATCACAGAAGACCAGTTAGTATTTCTGATATGACGGTACAGCTGGCGGATACTGCTGGCAATAAAAGAGCAACAATTAAATCGCCGTTTTTAAATGCCAAACTGGAAGGCAAATTTGTTTATACGGAAATTGCTGATGCAATTCTTACTGAAACCAGCAAGCATTTTGCAGTTCCAGGCCTGACTTATAAGCCAGTAACCAAACCGACGGATTTCACTTTGGATGCTGCCGTTACGGATCATCCGCTTTTCAAAATATTTGCTCCGCAGTTAACAGAATTAAAACCTGTTGTTTTTCACGCTAAACTAAACAATCAGCAGGATTCGACAATCATCGCTAATCTTAGCATTCCTCTTGTGGAATACGACAGTATTCACACAGAAAAAGTGCTGGTGAATATGAGCAGTGTGAATGAAAAAGCTGTTATGAATGCCTACGTTGGCAGTGTTCAGACAGGTGGTTTCAGAATGCAGAATGCTTCACTTAAAACTGACATTGCAAAGAACGACGTGAAATTTAATTTCATGGTAAAAGATTCGGTCAACACAGATCGTCATGGAATTAATGGAGATCTTGCATTAGTAGACAACCGCTATCAGCTTCGTTTGCGCGAAGGTTTATTGATTGATTACAAGAAATGGGCGACAGATAGCGAAGGATATGTACAGTATGCGCCCGATAGTGTTTTGGTAAAAAACTTTGTGATTCGTAATGATTACCAGTCACTAACCATTAATTCTTCTACCGATGCTCCTAACAGTCCGTTAGACATTACAGCCGACAGTATTTCAATTGGACAATTTGTTGCACTTGCAACGCGGGATTCCACAATGGCTTCCGGTACTTTAAGCGGGAAGATCAAATTGAGCAATTACATGGTTTCTCCTGTTTATACGGGCCAGCTTTCGATTAATAACCTTGCATTGATGAAAATACCAGTAGGTAATCTGGCCATCCGTTCAACCAATGAAACGGAAGACAGAATACGCGTTGGTATGTCATTGACGAGCGATAAAAATGATATGCGTCTTTATGGTGCGTACCGTTTGAAAGAAGAGAAACCTTTGGACTTCACTTTGGACTTAAAAAAATTCGGTGCAGAAACCGTTGAAGCTTTCAGCTTTGGACAGTTAAAACGAGCAACGGGTAATCTCTCCGGAAACGCAAAAATTACAGGTTCAACAGATAGTCCGCAAATAAATGGTGCTATCAATTTTGATGATGTTGCTTTCAATGTAACCCAACTTGGAGCGAGATATTCATTGACCAATCAAAAAATCAATTTCGCAGGTCAAAACATTAATTTCAACAATTTTACTGTTGCCGATTCTCTTAAACAAGAGTTAAAGGTTAATGGTAACGTCAATATCGCCACCCTTCCTAACGTCGCTTACGATCTTAAAATCGATACAAAAAACTTTACAGTTCTCAGCTCTACACAAAAAGAAAATGATCTTTTCTATGGAAAAGCGGTGGTTGATGCAAACCTGACTGTAAAAGGAAAAGGAAGCAATTCTATTGTAGACGGAAATGTAAAACTGGATCCTGAAAGCAATGTTACCGTTGTTATGTCAAACAATGCTACGGAGACGGGCGATGCAAGTAAAGGTGTAATTGAATTTGTTGACATGAGTCAACTGGCACAATTGTCAAAAACAGATTCCATTGAAGCTGCCAAACAGATTATTGTTGATTTTGCTTCACAAATTTCGCTGGATATTGACGTAGATGACAAATCACAGTTTACTGTGGTTATTGATGAGCTGAATGGTGATAATATTAAGTTGAAAGGGAATGCTAAACTTAATACAGGTATAGCACCGAACGGCCAGCTTTATTTAATCGGAGCATATGATTTAACCCAGGGCTCTTATGATTTAACGCTTCAAATCCTGAAAAGAAATTTTGAAATCAGAAAAGGAAGCAGCCTGATCTGGACGGGAGATCCAATGAAAGCGGATTTGAATATCACGGCGGTTTACCCTGTTATGGTTGATCCGGGATCAATTGATAACAATTACAAAGGTGACCGTAAAATTCCGATTGAGGTTCAGATTATCATCACCGGAAATCTCTCTTCCCCTAATATTACTTTTAATGTTGAACCGGGAGCAGAGGTTTCAGAGAATGTGAAAACAGATATCACGAATCAAACATTCTGGGCCGATATGCAGAATAATCCCTCAGAAATGAACAAGCAAGCATTTGCTCTTTTGATCACAAATAAATTTATTACCGATCAGACTTCATCTGGCTTTAACATTGGATCCAGCGCCGAGCAAATTGCACGTCAGAGTGTAAGTCAGCTTTTAAGTGATCAGCTTAATAATCTGGCCGGCGACTTGGTAAAAGGAGTAAATCTGGATTTGAATCTGAATTCTTCAACTGATCAGGTTGCGGGAGCAAGAACCGATTTAAATGTAGGTCTTAGCAAAGCCTTTTTAGGTAACAGATTAAAAATTTCGGTGGGTAAAAACTTTGAATTGGAAAGTAAATCGCAGACACCGAGTTCATCCGAAGTATTTGATAACATCGCACTGGATTATTCGCTTAGTAAGGACGGAAGATATCTGTTCCGTGGTTATAGAAAAAACCAGTATCAGTCTATTCTGGAAGGATTTATTATTGAAACAGGTGTGAGTTTTATTGTAACGGCCGACTACGATTTGTTCCGTGAAATTTTTCAAAAGCAAAAAAATGAGAATTAG
- a CDS encoding BamA/TamA family outer membrane protein: MRISTLAIFVICILLGSCSVKKYVPAGQSLYVGNSVHVTPDTLSKPKVADLATSLEAIVKPPPNKTIFGFPWKVWFYYWIGEPKDEGGLRSWFRKKLGQPPVYANQRIVDINAKNMVGFMDNEGYYKSSAAGKLEYKVKKRTATAHYEAYVMPRYFINEVNFVVSDSAQFNKDLVRAKKDSYLRKGDPIRLDVITSERSRIEQLLKGKGYYYFNPDYLIVRVDSTIGRQDSTMGPQQVNLYLEVKKETAQTALKQYYINQIYVNTGTNVDKSADSATNKGPLRRGINITDPGKLYKRRIFYDAIAFRKGNLYTNTQQDLSVQRLVNFQNFKFVKNSFELVPRSDSAMLNVYYNLAPLKKKSLQTVLSASTKSNNLGGSQLTVNLKNRNFLRGGEIFTLSPYFGFDVQLGGNRVENPGRVGNEYIRYGAVASLSFPRFVIPFVKIRPERSQVLPKTIMALTYENRIQRDFYTTRSIRFDYSFVWSKNSRLEHTLTPIALNFVEPRNINTEKYLDILFSQLITPLEKKRYVDLFETKYFIMGSNYSVSYRPTPKPFSKNQFVMIGGIDYGGNLLSLLGKKNSNDSIIPKEIFGIPILQFVKLDGDIRYYRTINSKIKWANRFLAGVGIPFGNSRTMQLPQFKQYFAGGSTGLRAFRARALGPGAYNQDTTSVRLFGYQSFGDIRLEANSEVRMKFTDIIGGAVFVDAGNIWSYRGDASEGYGSESVFKKNFLNQVAVGGGIGLRLDFSFLIFRLDLATPFRKPWYTVTPVDTDPNAPLDPSAPVKYKNPWVFNEINFGSRAWRKENLVLNIAVGLPF; the protein is encoded by the coding sequence ATGAGAATTAGTACTTTAGCCATCTTTGTGATTTGTATTTTACTGGGCAGCTGTTCAGTGAAAAAGTACGTCCCGGCTGGCCAAAGCCTGTATGTCGGGAATAGTGTACACGTAACTCCAGACACGCTCAGTAAGCCCAAAGTGGCGGATCTGGCTACAAGTTTGGAAGCGATTGTTAAGCCGCCACCAAATAAAACGATCTTCGGTTTTCCATGGAAAGTGTGGTTTTATTACTGGATCGGTGAGCCTAAGGATGAAGGAGGTTTAAGAAGCTGGTTTAGGAAAAAACTCGGACAGCCTCCTGTGTATGCCAATCAGAGAATTGTCGATATCAATGCCAAAAATATGGTTGGTTTTATGGACAATGAAGGATATTACAAATCTTCTGCGGCTGGTAAGCTTGAATATAAGGTCAAAAAAAGGACGGCCACTGCACATTACGAAGCTTATGTAATGCCTCGTTACTTTATAAATGAGGTTAACTTCGTTGTTTCTGACAGTGCTCAGTTCAATAAAGATCTCGTAAGAGCTAAAAAGGATTCTTATCTTAGAAAAGGTGATCCGATACGACTGGATGTTATAACATCCGAACGGTCTCGTATTGAACAACTCTTAAAAGGAAAAGGATATTATTATTTTAATCCGGATTATCTTATTGTTCGGGTAGATTCCACCATTGGGCGGCAGGATTCGACTATGGGTCCACAACAGGTAAATCTGTATCTGGAAGTAAAAAAGGAGACTGCTCAGACAGCTTTAAAACAGTACTACATCAATCAGATTTATGTCAATACAGGTACCAATGTTGATAAAAGTGCAGATAGTGCTACCAATAAAGGACCTTTAAGACGGGGAATTAATATTACCGATCCTGGAAAACTTTATAAAAGACGGATTTTCTACGACGCCATTGCTTTTCGTAAAGGGAATTTATATACGAATACGCAACAGGATCTTTCCGTACAAAGACTGGTTAATTTTCAGAATTTCAAGTTTGTTAAAAACAGTTTTGAGTTAGTACCAAGATCAGATTCAGCTATGCTGAATGTGTACTATAATCTTGCACCTTTGAAGAAAAAATCGCTCCAAACAGTATTAAGTGCCAGTACAAAATCAAATAACCTGGGAGGCTCTCAGTTAACCGTCAATCTAAAAAACAGGAACTTCCTTCGCGGAGGGGAAATTTTCACATTAAGTCCATATTTCGGCTTTGACGTTCAGCTTGGTGGGAACCGTGTTGAAAATCCGGGACGGGTTGGAAATGAATACATACGTTATGGAGCAGTGGCTAGTTTATCTTTCCCAAGATTTGTGATTCCATTTGTAAAAATACGCCCTGAAAGAAGTCAGGTATTGCCAAAGACGATTATGGCGTTGACTTATGAAAACAGAATCCAGCGGGATTTTTATACGACAAGATCAATTCGCTTTGATTACTCTTTTGTATGGAGTAAAAACTCACGTCTGGAACACACGCTAACACCCATTGCGTTGAATTTTGTTGAACCAAGGAATATTAATACAGAGAAATATCTTGATATCCTTTTTAGCCAGTTGATCACGCCATTAGAAAAGAAACGGTATGTAGACCTGTTTGAAACAAAGTACTTCATTATGGGTTCGAACTATTCTGTTTCTTACAGGCCTACTCCAAAGCCTTTTAGTAAAAACCAGTTTGTAATGATTGGTGGTATAGACTATGGTGGAAACTTACTTAGTTTGCTGGGTAAGAAAAACTCAAATGATAGTATTATACCAAAAGAAATTTTTGGTATACCAATTTTACAATTTGTCAAATTAGATGGTGATATTCGCTATTACCGGACGATAAATTCAAAAATAAAATGGGCCAACAGGTTTCTCGCTGGCGTAGGAATTCCTTTTGGTAATTCCAGGACTATGCAGTTACCTCAGTTCAAGCAGTATTTTGCAGGTGGAAGTACAGGTCTTCGTGCATTCAGAGCAAGAGCACTTGGGCCAGGAGCCTACAATCAGGATACAACTTCAGTCAGGCTTTTTGGGTATCAATCTTTTGGAGACATAAGATTAGAAGCTAACTCAGAAGTTAGAATGAAATTTACAGATATCATTGGCGGAGCTGTTTTTGTTGACGCGGGTAATATCTGGTCCTATCGGGGAGATGCTTCGGAAGGTTATGGTTCGGAATCTGTATTTAAAAAGAACTTCCTGAATCAGGTGGCAGTTGGTGGTGGTATTGGTTTACGGCTTGATTTTTCTTTCCTTATTTTCCGCTTGGATCTGGCAACGCCATTTAGAAAACCATGGTATACAGTTACACCAGTTGATACTGATCCAAACGCGCCTTTGGATCCAAGTGCGCCGGTTAAATATAAAAATCCATGGGTGTTTAACGAGATCAATTTTGGAAGTCGTGCCTGGCGGAAGGAGAATCTGGTACTGAATATAGCCGTCGGGCTTCCGTTCTAA
- the mce gene encoding methylmalonyl-CoA epimerase, with amino-acid sequence MKNVEHIGIAVRDMEAAEKLFGSLFNTQPYKRETVESESVETSFFKINQTKIELLEATNPDSAIAKFLEKKGEGFHHIAFEVEDILSEMERLKKEGFVLLNETPKNGADNKLVCFLHPKGTNGVLIELCQEIKKPDL; translated from the coding sequence ATGAAGAACGTTGAACATATCGGAATTGCTGTGAGGGACATGGAAGCTGCTGAAAAGCTGTTTGGCTCTTTATTCAATACTCAGCCTTATAAAAGGGAAACGGTAGAATCTGAATCTGTTGAAACTTCCTTTTTTAAAATTAATCAGACAAAAATAGAATTGCTTGAAGCCACAAATCCGGATAGTGCGATTGCAAAATTCCTCGAAAAAAAAGGCGAGGGATTTCACCATATCGCTTTTGAAGTAGAAGATATTTTATCAGAAATGGAACGGCTGAAAAAAGAGGGTTTTGTTTTATTAAATGAAACACCAAAAAACGGAGCCGATAACAAGCTGGTTTGCTTTCTGCATCCAAAAGGAACAAACGGAGTTTTGATAGAGCTTTGTCAGGAAATCAAAAAGCCGGATCTTTAA
- the rsgA gene encoding ribosome small subunit-dependent GTPase A gives MEFEKGLVIRSTGSWYEVRDDRDGHIWQCRLKGKFKTMGLKVTNPIAVGDFVRFEIEDENENSGIIYEILPRVNYVVRASVHKTAHAHLIAANVDQAILIATLVFPRTSLGFIDRFLVAIESFRIPGVIIFNKQDLLNDEIKEFQTQLMDLYTSLGYTCIATTAVTGEGLEDFSQLLKGKVSLLSGHSGVGKSTLVNTIAPTLDIKTQEVSTFANKGVHTTTFAEMFELAPKTFIIDSPGIKELGLADMKPEEISHYFPEMRERLNECRFNNCQHINEPGCAIKDAVSAGEIAFSRYESYLSMVGGGDNRR, from the coding sequence ATGGAGTTTGAAAAAGGATTGGTGATTCGCTCGACAGGGTCCTGGTATGAAGTCAGGGATGATCGGGATGGACACATTTGGCAGTGCCGGTTGAAAGGGAAATTTAAAACGATGGGATTGAAAGTGACAAATCCCATTGCAGTAGGTGATTTTGTGCGTTTTGAAATTGAAGATGAAAATGAGAACTCGGGTATTATATATGAAATTCTTCCCCGTGTTAATTATGTAGTGCGTGCATCGGTACATAAAACAGCACATGCACATTTGATTGCGGCAAATGTTGATCAGGCAATTCTGATTGCTACGCTGGTTTTTCCAAGAACTTCATTGGGATTTATAGATAGATTTTTGGTCGCGATTGAGTCTTTTCGTATTCCGGGTGTTATTATTTTTAATAAACAGGATTTATTGAATGACGAGATTAAGGAGTTTCAGACCCAGTTGATGGATTTATATACCAGTCTGGGTTACACTTGCATTGCCACGACCGCCGTTACGGGCGAAGGTTTGGAAGATTTCAGTCAATTGTTGAAAGGAAAAGTTTCGCTTTTGTCCGGGCATTCCGGGGTGGGAAAATCCACATTGGTTAATACGATCGCACCGACGCTGGATATAAAAACACAGGAAGTTTCAACCTTCGCCAACAAAGGAGTTCACACCACGACTTTCGCAGAAATGTTTGAACTGGCTCCCAAGACATTTATTATCGATTCACCCGGAATTAAGGAACTCGGACTGGCAGATATGAAGCCGGAGGAAATCAGCCATTATTTTCCTGAAATGCGGGAACGGTTAAATGAATGCCGCTTCAATAATTGTCAGCATATCAATGAGCCAGGTTGTGCAATTAAAGATGCGGTAAGTGCCGGTGAAATTGCTTTTAGCCGCTACGAAAGTTATTTGAGTATGGTTGGGGGAGGAGACAACCGCCGGTAA
- a CDS encoding ROK family transcriptional regulator, translating into MNSAVEEPSSVIDIRKNRLRSNLLLELYQSGDTSINKMARLFHASIPSATGIVNELIREGWITETGTGPARAGRPPVLYGLNSKKYLNLIMDINRHDTHLVIFDLHNQIIVKRKVDIKLDDSSTFLEELFKETDTFLKFHDIPYSKLWGIGVSMPGLINSTQGVNLTYLNLTPPGVPLVSYLKKHFNLPICLFNDTKATTIGEHRFGYAVNKSQVLTINIDWGVGLGILLNGEVFNGASGFAGELGHIQVKPDGLLCHCGKIGCLDTITSALALIRQAKDGIKNGRATILSQIVNGNLDILDTSHIIEAVHAGDEFSIDLLSTVGTELGKGLATAVHLFNPEVIIVGGLLAEAGPFISNPIEQAINKYCLSDFKNTLSLHISKLGPKARLLGTQAHLFEHLIVKEFS; encoded by the coding sequence ATGAATTCCGCTGTTGAAGAGCCAAGCTCCGTTATTGATATTAGAAAAAACCGCCTCAGAAGTAATCTTTTACTGGAATTATACCAATCCGGAGACACTTCCATTAATAAAATGGCCCGTTTGTTTCACGCCAGTATACCATCCGCAACCGGTATCGTTAATGAACTGATACGTGAAGGCTGGATTACAGAAACCGGGACGGGTCCGGCAAGAGCAGGCAGACCTCCTGTTTTATATGGCTTAAACAGCAAAAAATACCTGAATCTTATCATGGACATCAACCGCCATGATACGCACCTTGTTATTTTCGATCTTCATAACCAGATCATAGTGAAGCGCAAGGTGGATATAAAACTGGATGATTCGTCCACATTTCTGGAAGAACTTTTTAAGGAAACCGATACTTTTTTAAAATTCCACGACATTCCTTATTCCAAATTATGGGGAATTGGCGTTTCCATGCCTGGTTTGATCAATTCCACTCAAGGTGTGAACCTTACTTATTTAAATTTGACTCCTCCTGGTGTTCCGTTGGTATCTTATTTAAAAAAGCATTTCAACTTACCAATTTGCCTTTTTAACGATACAAAAGCAACGACGATTGGTGAGCACCGTTTTGGTTATGCTGTAAATAAATCACAGGTTTTAACCATTAACATTGACTGGGGTGTTGGTCTTGGTATTTTGTTGAATGGTGAAGTTTTTAATGGTGCTTCCGGCTTTGCAGGAGAACTGGGTCACATTCAGGTTAAACCTGACGGACTGCTTTGTCACTGCGGAAAGATTGGATGTCTTGATACCATCACATCTGCGCTCGCTCTTATACGTCAGGCAAAAGATGGAATTAAGAATGGCCGGGCTACGATTTTATCACAAATTGTAAATGGAAATCTGGATATTCTGGATACGAGTCATATTATCGAAGCTGTCCATGCCGGAGATGAATTTTCAATTGACCTGTTAAGTACAGTGGGAACGGAATTAGGAAAAGGTTTAGCCACAGCCGTTCATTTATTTAATCCGGAAGTCATTATTGTCGGTGGATTGCTGGCAGAAGCTGGTCCTTTTATATCCAATCCGATTGAGCAGGCTATTAATAAATATTGTTTATCTGACTTTAAAAATACACTATCGCTGCATATCTCCAAATTAGGCCCAAAAGCCAGACTTCTTGGTACACAAGCTCACTTATTTGAGCATTTAATTGTAAAAGAATTTTCCTGA